A region from the Corylus avellana chromosome ca7, CavTom2PMs-1.0 genome encodes:
- the LOC132187935 gene encoding cathecol O-methyltransferase 1-like has product MATSLKKSTPKINENEEESFVYALQVAGSLVVPMTLRSAVELGVFEILAKAGPGAKLSPTQIVQQMPTKNPEAPTRLDRILRMLATHSLFGCSVAADDSGSLQRLYSIFDVSKHFVCNEDGVSLGPFMALIHDKVFLDSWSQLKDAILEGGIAFNRVHGIQVFEYFGLEPRFNQVFNAAMFNHTTNVIQNILDSYKGFQQLKQLVDVSGGLGVTLNLITSRYPHIKAINFDLPHVIQH; this is encoded by the exons ATGGCTACCTCTCTAAAGAAATCGACCCCAAAAATTAATGAGAATGAAGAAGAGAGCTTCGTGTATGCACTGCAGGTGGCGGGCTCCCTTGTGGTGCCCATGACCTTGCGATCGGCCGTGGAGCTTGGCGTTTTTGAAATTCTAGCAAAAGCGGGTCCGGGAGCCAAGCTCTCCCCTACACAGATTGTTCAACAGATGCCAACCAAGAACCCCGAGGCACCCACGAGGTTGGACCGTATTCTGAGGATGCTGGCCACCCactctctgtttggttgctctGTGGCTGCTGATGACTCTGGATCTTTGCAAAGGCTTTATAGTATTTTTGATGTGTCTAAACACTTCGTCTGCAACGAAGATGGTGTCTCTTTGGGACCTTTCATGGCCTTGATTCACGACAAGGTCTTCTTAGATAGCTG GTCCCAACTGAAAGATGCAATTCTTGAGGGAGGAATTGCATTCAACAGAGTTCATGGCATCCAGGTTTTCGAGTACTTCGGGTTGGAGCCCAGGTTCAACCAGGTTTTTAACGCAGCCATGTTCAACCACACAACCAATGTTATTCAGAACATCCTTGACTCCTACAAAGGCTTCCAGCAACTCAAGCAATTGGTTGATGTCAGCGGCGGTCTAGGAGTCACTCTCAACTTGATCACTTCCAGATACCCCCATATCAAGGCCATTAATTTCGACTTGCCCCATGTTATACAACATTGA